One Acropora palmata chromosome 2, jaAcrPala1.3, whole genome shotgun sequence genomic window carries:
- the LOC141873762 gene encoding DELTA-alicitoxin-Pse2b-like, with the protein MALLLILLISLSAPFRGLLVKSNSSDDVMEELGKAIYLRKTNLLDDFTENEETVFEKIPSDCFKEKELHYSGSNFDYYKNTKAFYSKTATGANLDASLQSTFTLGVTLSSSSSNEYSSNMEVSGISLNILALKKKMFVKKECLTNVEISKLTKNFLDEYETLPKSINKPWKSHSWQVYTKFLDKFGSHIILSIKSGASIKQTTFAQSSESYSERDFQVKSCVSLAGPTSVGKVGVDACGNISKTEKNRASNMNTQGKLIVLGGTKNTRNALHSQRTKELFEKLMNEADETDAAVAHTFTSIWDVLRSRFKHGTDNYIRAVNLQNYYLGYLNYGCQDSASTAQLSGGKRLYFRQFNYTKSSTQESPEFSCTLAKEGCHSSNDCHYRVGVYCGCYGDTCVRYKPEKQDTGISKVTAHPNRVKSWKWHGCDWKKLWIKCECKNKHLDQRKEVWVLPSRDFVKGSHGYDQHKPDHQEEQQERVASGLQKSAEEKLGRAQIGSQKGEFVTSGDDDFV; encoded by the coding sequence ATGGCTTTACTGTTAATATTGCTCATTTCTCTGTCCGCTCCCTTCAGAGGGCTCCTCGTGAAAAGCAATTCCAGCGATGACGTTATGGAAGAGCTTGGGAAAGCGATCTATCTTCGAAAAACAAATTTACTGGACGACTTCACCGAAAATGAGGAAACTGTGTTTGAGAAGATTCCTTCCGATTGCTTCAAGGAAAAAGAATTGCACTACTCAGGAAGTAATTTTGACTACTACAAAAACACCAAGGCATTTTATTCCAAAACGGCCACTGGAGCTAACTTGGACGCCTCGCTGCAGTCCACCTTTACACTTGGTGTCACTCTAAGCAGCTCCTCGTCAAATGAATACTCAAGCAACATGGAAGTGAGTGGAATCTCTTTAAACATCCTggctttgaagaaaaagatgtTTGTGAAAAAGGAATGCTTGACTAATGTCGAAATCTCCAAACTTACGAAGAATTTTCTCGACGAATATGAAACACTTCCCAAGTCCATAAACAAGCCATGGAAGTCCCACTCCTGGCAGGTATACACGAAATTCTTAGACAAGTTTGGTTCCCACATCATACTGTCCATAAAAAGTGGAGCAAGCATTAAGCAGACGACCTTTGCCCAAAGTTCTGAATCATACAGCGAGAGAGATTTTCAGGTAAAGAGCTGCGTTTCATTAGCAGGTCCCACTAGTGTTGGAAAGGTCGGTGTCGACGCATGCGGAAATATCAGCAAGACTGAAAAAAACCGTGCAAGCAATATGAACACCCAAGGCAAACTCATCGTGCTAGGAGGAACCAAGAATACCCGGAATGCGCTGCACAGCCAGAGAACCAAGGAACTGTTCGAGAAGCTAATGAACGAAGCTGATGAGACAGACGCGGCCGTAGCGCACACCTTCACATCAATCTGGGACGTTTTGCGAAGCCGTTTTAAGCATGGAACAGACAACTACATCAGAGCTGTAAACTTGCAAAATTACTATCTTGGTTACTTGAATTATGGCTGCCAAGACTCGGCGAGCACAGCACAACTATCCGGTGGAAAGCGCCTTTACTTTCGACAATTCAATTACACCAAATCTTCCACGCAAGAATCCCCTGAATTCTCCTGCACTCTGGCTAAAGAGGGGTGCCACAGCAGCAACGACTGTCACTACAGAGTTGGAGTTTATTGCGGCTGTTACGGAGACACATGCGTTCGTTACAAACCAGAAAAACAGGACACAGGTATCTCTAAGGTGACTGCACACCCAAACAGAGTGAAAAGTTGGAAGTGGCATGGCTGCGACTGGAAAAAGCTCTGGATAAAGTGCGAATGTAAGAATAAACATCTTGACCAACGTAAAGAAGTGTGGGTGTTGCCAAGCAGAGACTTTGTAAAGGGAAGTCATGGTTATGACCAACACAAACCTGACCACCAGGAAGAACAACAAGAACGTGTAGCTTCGGGATTACAGAAAAGCGCAGAGGAAAAATTGGGGCGAGCGCAAATCGGGTCTCAAAAGGGAGAATTCGTCACATCTGGAGATGACGACTTTGTTTGA